A region from the Marinitoga sp. 38H-ov genome encodes:
- a CDS encoding AI-2E family transporter yields the protein MPKTFWFIISYLIFFLVLLKTFPTIIGSLIVALFFTILIDVIASYLEKLKISRKISAPLSSLIFYGTLVYVLYSIIPITIEEGKKAFDTVTKIDLNVIPGKAGEVVNTFLDTTNNYLNDIIVQIATYIASNISNFITVGLLLIVASAYIAIASKNLFNSIDKFFPNSEIKKTKRFLLTTYIDLRKFVSGQIITAFFVGLITWFLSLILGFPYAVFLGILAGITDFIPYLGVVITALPLTLLGFTNFGLSGIIKAIVILVIANQIETWILSPRISGGKVNLNWFLVLISLLIFGQVFGVVGVLITIPLLIIIRNIWNIFIYPYLKNI from the coding sequence ATGCCAAAAACTTTCTGGTTTATTATTTCTTATCTAATTTTTTTCTTAGTATTATTAAAAACATTCCCTACTATTATAGGAAGTTTAATTGTCGCTCTATTTTTTACAATTTTAATTGATGTAATAGCTAGTTACTTAGAGAAATTAAAGATTTCTAGAAAAATCTCTGCTCCCTTATCTTCTTTAATATTTTATGGAACATTGGTATATGTGCTATATAGCATAATACCAATTACTATAGAAGAAGGGAAAAAAGCTTTTGATACAGTAACAAAAATTGATTTAAATGTAATACCTGGTAAGGCCGGTGAAGTAGTTAATACTTTTTTAGATACTACAAATAACTATTTAAATGATATAATAGTTCAAATAGCAACGTATATTGCATCGAATATTTCTAATTTTATTACTGTAGGATTACTACTTATAGTTGCATCTGCATATATAGCTATAGCAAGTAAAAATTTGTTTAATTCAATCGATAAATTTTTTCCAAACTCAGAAATAAAGAAAACAAAAAGATTTCTATTAACAACATATATAGATTTAAGAAAGTTTGTTTCAGGGCAAATTATAACTGCATTTTTTGTTGGTTTGATAACTTGGTTTTTATCTTTAATATTAGGGTTCCCTTATGCAGTCTTCCTTGGAATTTTAGCAGGAATAACAGATTTCATCCCTTATTTAGGTGTTGTTATTACAGCTTTACCTTTGACTCTATTAGGTTTTACTAATTTTGGATTATCTGGAATAATTAAAGCTATTGTTATACTAGTTATAGCTAATCAAATAGAAACTTGGATATTATCTCCAAGAATTTCTGGTGGAAAAGTAAATTTAAATTGGTTTTTAGTTCTAATATCTTTATTAATTTTTGGACAGGTATTTGGTGTCGTAGGTGTTTTGATTACTATACCTCTTCTAATTATAATTAGAAACATCTGGAATATATTTATTTATCCATATCTAAAAAATATATAA
- the ruvX gene encoding Holliday junction resolvase RuvX yields MNYIGLDYGLSKTGIATSNSIIKVATVKDTVRTDKIINYLKNIYKDEDIFVVGLPISMSGRYSKQTYETIEFSINLKKIFNSKVFLIDERLTTQQSYSLTKSFLNSKKAKKAKDQNSALFILQRFLNNQNLAIELIEKKEYKLENIDSNSILINNLIIKNSNIYNKADILAIDPYIFWWYYKRNKTSTALKEDLNYEYDFIISNDDINIKYNNLIKLNND; encoded by the coding sequence TTGAATTACATTGGTCTAGATTATGGTTTAAGTAAAACCGGCATTGCTACAAGTAACTCAATAATAAAAGTTGCTACTGTAAAAGATACAGTAAGAACTGATAAGATTATAAACTATTTGAAAAATATATATAAAGATGAAGATATTTTTGTAGTAGGTCTCCCTATATCAATGTCTGGAAGATATTCAAAACAGACATACGAAACCATTGAATTTTCTATTAATTTAAAAAAAATATTTAATTCAAAAGTTTTTCTTATTGACGAAAGATTAACTACACAACAAAGTTATTCATTGACAAAGAGTTTTTTAAATTCTAAAAAGGCTAAAAAAGCTAAAGATCAAAATAGTGCTCTTTTTATACTTCAAAGATTTTTAAACAATCAAAATTTAGCCATAGAATTAATAGAAAAAAAGGAATATAAATTAGAAAATATTGACTCTAATTCTATTTTAATTAATAATTTGATAATAAAAAATAGTAATATATATAATAAAGCTGATATTTTAGCTATAGACCCTTATATATTTTGGTGGTACTATAAGAGAAATAAAACATCTACTGCATTAAAAGAAGATTTAAATTATGAATATGATTTTATTATTTCAAATGATGATATAAATATAAAATATAATAATTTAATAAAATTAAATAATGATTAG